One genomic region from Rosa rugosa chromosome 1, drRosRugo1.1, whole genome shotgun sequence encodes:
- the LOC133727000 gene encoding heat stress transcription factor C-1: MITNTSHGGEQQHRRLVQNPRASSSSSSSEKPMEDNGNVIAPFVMKTYQMVSDPITDRLIAWGRANNSFIVVEPLEFSQRLLPAYFKHNNFSSFVRQLNTYGFRKVDPDRWEFANEWFLRGQTHLLKNVVRKKHNHNRTVTSTAYGKSEELDDEEIVTEIARLRQEQRSLEEEVENMSKRLEATERRPQQLMAFLHRVAEDPEILPRMMLEKGRRLAEGLGDKKRRLVIASTSSTSSSGMGATASVKTEDEVDGAMGVISSPETGFEMESFSRGSTSPEASTAQGWWSQNRVVGLNRSDNELYGNSTGLATQSGHGNGNSGNSGYGFGPFGYSGNRSGSGEVGYFAELEESPPPPYPFSLLEGGF; encoded by the exons atGATAACGAACACATCACACGGAGGAGAGCAGCAGCACCGCCGGTTGGTTCAGAATCCgagagcttcttcttcttcttcttcttcagaaaagCCCATGGAGGACAACGGGAACGTCATCGCGCCGTTCGTTATGAAGACTTATCAGATGGTCAGCGATCCTATAACGGACAGGTTAATCGCTTGGGGGAGGGCTAACAACAGCTTCATCGTCGTCGAGCCTTTGGAGTTCTCGCAGCGGCTGTTGCCGGCTTATTTCAAGCATAATAACTTCTCGAGCTTCGTCCGGCAGCTCAATACTTAT GGATTCAGGAAGGTTGATCCGGACAGGTGGGAGTTTGCGAACGAGTGGTTCCTGAGGGGGCAGACGCATTTGTTGAAGAACGTGGTGAGGAAAAAACATAATCACAACAGGACGGTGACGTCGACGGCGTATGGGAAGTCGGAGGAGCTTGACGACGAAGAAATAGTTACGGAGATAGCGAGGCTGAGGCAGGAGCAGAGGAGCTTAGAGGAAGAGGTGGAGAACATGAGCAAGAGATTGGAGGCGACGGAGAGAAGACCGCAGCAGCTGATGGCGTTTCTTCACAGAGTCGCTGAGGATCCCGAGATTTTGCCACGTATGATGCTGGAGAAGGGCCGGAGACTCGCGGAGGGGTTGGGGGACAAGAAGCGTCGGCTGGTGATAGCGTCCACCTCGTCCACGTCATCATCGGGGATGGGGGCGACGGCTTCCGTGAAGACTGAGGATGAAGTTGACGGGGCGATGGGCGTgatttcgtcgccggagacggGTTTTGAGATGGAGAGCTTTTCTCGGGGGTCGACGTCGCCGGAGGCGTCGACGGCCCAGGGGTGGTGGAGCCAGAACCGGGTTGTGGGTCTGAATCGGAGTGATAACGAGCTGTATGGTAATTCTACGGGGTTAGCGACGCAGTCGGGTCATGGAAATGGGAATAGTGGTAATTCCGGGTACGGGTTTGGCCCGTTTGGGTATAGTGGAAATAGGAGTGGTAGTGGAGAAGTGGGTTATTTTGCGGAGCTGGAAGAGAGTCCACCACCGCCTTATCCATTCTCACTGTTAGAAGGTGGGTTTtag
- the LOC133711322 gene encoding kinesin-like protein KIN-13B isoform X2, whose protein sequence is MNAVGRQMSRSNSAMQHQRQYSETFFSDASSKWLQSSGLSQDFELYGSRLNRNNQRSGNERSPEASATPIVSRSSSMRRLGDDRVEFSPGLLDLHSFDTELLPEMHVRGKSFDDSDPFVSTNKLTSRSRGLPENNLLKSVSIDKERANSVAKIKVVVRKRPLNKKEIAKKEEDIITIEPNSNALTVHETKLKVDLTAYEEKHEFVFDAVLDEDVSNDEVYFESVEPIVPLIFQRTKATCFAYGQTGSGKTYTMQPLPIKAAQDILRLMLNSYRNQGFQLFVSFFEIYGGKLFDLLNDRKKLFMREDGKQQVCIVGLQEYRVSNVETVKELIEKGNSTRSTGTTGANEESSRSHAILQLCIKRSADGNESKPARLVGKLSFIDLAGSERGADTTDNDKQTRMEGAEINKSLLALKECIRALDNDQGHIPFRGSKLTEVLRDSFVGDSRTVMISCISPSTGSCEHTLNTLRYADRVKSLSKGSSSRKQQLSSSSNLRESTTLPLSSSLSTDTTSEDNTLSVPQEKSSFGWSKQIDREPSPQYVVNRVPSGRAEGRLPASVYSDSYRDQIGGQSTIGEDDFDYSDQTYEKERPSRPNSKKVQSYQTSAVEEKRKTGSQVKWRDQPDSEAINSNSDDDLIAVLQEEDDLVTAHRRQVEQTIDIVREEMNLLVEADQPGNRLDDYIFKLDAILSQKAEGIQQLQTQLAQFQKHLNEHNVLVSSSSN, encoded by the exons ATGAATGCGGTGGGGAGACAGATGTCGCGATCCAATTCGGCGATGCAGCACCAGCGTCAGTACTCGGAGACCTTCTTCTCCGACGCGTCGTCGAAATGGCTCCAATCCTCCGGCCTATCACAG GATTTTGAGCTGTACGGGTCGAGATTGAACCGGAATAATCAGAGGAGCGGGAATGAGCGGTCACCAGAGGCATCGGCGACTCCGATTGTGTCGCGGTCGTCGAGCATGAGAAGGCTCGGCGATGATCGGGTTGAGTTTAGCCCTGGATTGCTTGATCTGCATTCCTTTGATACCGAGCTCTTACCTgag ATGCATGTTCGTGGTAAAAGTTTCGATGACTCTGATCCATTTGTGTCGACCAACAAACTTACAAGCAGATCACGAGGTCTGCCTGAGAATAATCTTCTCAAGAGTGTGTCGATAGATAAAGAAAGGGCCAACAGTGTTGCCAAGATCAAAGTTGTG GTGCGCAAGAGGCCACTAAATAAAAAGGAAATTGCGAAGAAAGAGGAAGACATCATTACAATAGAACCGAATTCTAATGCTCTCACGGTTCATGAAACAAAACTTAAG GTTGACTTAACAGCATATGAGGAGAAGCATGAATTTGTTTTTGATGCCGTTCTGGATGAAGATGTTTCAAATGATGAA GTATACTTTGAAAGTGTGGAACCCATAGTTCCGCTGATTTTCCAACGAACAAAAGCAACTTGCTTTGCATATGGGCAAACAG GTAGTGGAAAGACTTATACCATGCAACCGCTGCCCATTAAAGCAGCCCAAGATATCTTAAGACTAATGCTGAATTCCTATCGAAACCAAGGCTTTCAGTTATTCGTGAGTTTCTTCGAGATATATGGAGGAAAACTTTTTGATCTCCTAAATGATCGGAA GAAACTTTTCATGAGGGAGGATGGTAAACAGCAAGTGTGTATCGTTGGGTTGCAAGAGTACAGGGTGTCAAATGTTGAGACAGTCAAGGAGTTGATTGAGAAAGGAAATTCCACAAGAAGTACTGGTACAACTGGTGCAAATGAAGAATCTTCCCGATCACATGCGATACTTCAGCTTTGTATCAAGAGATCAGCGGATGGAAATGAATCAAAGCCTGCCAGACTTGTAGGAAAGCTGTCTTTCATAGACCTTGCTGGAAGTGAACGCGGTGCAGATACTACAGATAATGATAAACAAACAAG AATGGAAGGTGCTGAAATTAATAAAAGCTTACTTGCTCTAAAAGAATGCATTAGAGCTCTGGACAACGACCAAGGTCACATTCCTTTCAGAGGGAGTAAACTCACCGAAGTTCTTAGAGATTCATTTGTAGGCGACTCACGCACAGTTATGATATCATGCATTTCACCAAGCACAGGATCATGTGAACACACTCTTAACACACTAAGATATGCTGACAG GGTGAAGAGTCTGTCGAAAGGGAGCAGCTCCAGAAAGCAACAACTATCTTCATCTTCAAACCTTAGAGAGTCAACAACATTGCCCTTGTCTTCATCTTTATCAACTGACACAACCTCTGAGGATAACACGCTATCTGTTCCTCAAGAAAAGAGCAGCTTTGGTTGGTCCAAACAGATTGACCGAGAACCCTCCCCCCAGTACGTTGTGAATCGCGTACCCAGTGGGAGGGCAGAAGGACGTTTGCCTGCATCTGTATATTCAGATTCTTACAGGGATCAGATAGGTGGTCAAAGTACCATAGGCGAAGATGATTTTGACTACTCTGATCAGACTTATGAGAAAGAGAGACCATCGCGGCCAAATAGTAAGAAGGTACAAAGCTACCAGACATCAGCTGTGGAGGAAAAGAGAAAGACTGGCAGTCAGGTGAAATGGAGGGATCAGCCTGATTCTGAGGCTATCAACTCTAATTCCGATGATGATCTAATTGCTGTATTGCAG GAAGAGGATGACCTTGTGACCGCTCACCGAAGACAAGTAGAGCAGACAATAGATATCGTTAGGGAG GAGATGAATTTGCTGGTTGAAGCAGATCAACCAGGCAATCGACTCGATGATTATATCTTCAAATTGGATGCAATACTCTCTCAGAAGGCCGAAGGAATTCAACAACTGCAGACTCAGCTGGCTCAATTCCAGAAGCATCTAAATGAGCACAATGTCTTGGTATCATCTTCAAGTAATTGA
- the LOC133711322 gene encoding kinesin-like protein KIN-13B isoform X1, producing the protein MNAVGRQMSRSNSAMQHQRQYSETFFSDASSKWLQSSGLSQDFELYGSRLNRNNQRSGNERSPEASATPIVSRSSSMRRLGDDRVEFSPGLLDLHSFDTELLPEMHVRGKSFDDSDPFVSTNKLTSRSRGLPENNLLKSVSIDKERANSVAKIKVVVRKRPLNKKEIAKKEEDIITIEPNSNALTVHETKLKVDLTAYEEKHEFVFDAVLDEDVSNDEVYFESVEPIVPLIFQRTKATCFAYGQTGNGKTYTMQPLPIKAAQDILRLMLNSYRNQGFQLFVSFFEIYGGKLFDLLNDRKKLFMREDGKQQVCIVGLQEYRVSNVETVKELIEKGNSTRSTGTTGANEESSRSHAILQLCIKRSADGNESKPARLVGKLSFIDLAGSERGADTTDNDKQTRMEGAEINKSLLALKECIRALDNDQGHIPFRGSKLTEVLRDSFVGDSRTVMISCISPSTGSCEHTLNTLRYADRVKSLSKGSSSRKQQLSSSSNLRESTTLPLSSSLSTDTTSEDNTLSVPQEKSSFGWSKQIDREPSPQYVVNRVPSGRAEGRLPASVYSDSYRDQIGGQSTIGEDDFDYSDQTYEKERPSRPNSKKVQSYQTSAVEEKRKTGSQVKWRDQPDSEAINSNSDDDLIAVLQEEDDLVTAHRRQVEQTIDIVREEMNLLVEADQPGNRLDDYIFKLDAILSQKAEGIQQLQTQLAQFQKHLNEHNVLVSSSSN; encoded by the exons ATGAATGCGGTGGGGAGACAGATGTCGCGATCCAATTCGGCGATGCAGCACCAGCGTCAGTACTCGGAGACCTTCTTCTCCGACGCGTCGTCGAAATGGCTCCAATCCTCCGGCCTATCACAG GATTTTGAGCTGTACGGGTCGAGATTGAACCGGAATAATCAGAGGAGCGGGAATGAGCGGTCACCAGAGGCATCGGCGACTCCGATTGTGTCGCGGTCGTCGAGCATGAGAAGGCTCGGCGATGATCGGGTTGAGTTTAGCCCTGGATTGCTTGATCTGCATTCCTTTGATACCGAGCTCTTACCTgag ATGCATGTTCGTGGTAAAAGTTTCGATGACTCTGATCCATTTGTGTCGACCAACAAACTTACAAGCAGATCACGAGGTCTGCCTGAGAATAATCTTCTCAAGAGTGTGTCGATAGATAAAGAAAGGGCCAACAGTGTTGCCAAGATCAAAGTTGTG GTGCGCAAGAGGCCACTAAATAAAAAGGAAATTGCGAAGAAAGAGGAAGACATCATTACAATAGAACCGAATTCTAATGCTCTCACGGTTCATGAAACAAAACTTAAG GTTGACTTAACAGCATATGAGGAGAAGCATGAATTTGTTTTTGATGCCGTTCTGGATGAAGATGTTTCAAATGATGAA GTATACTTTGAAAGTGTGGAACCCATAGTTCCGCTGATTTTCCAACGAACAAAAGCAACTTGCTTTGCATATGGGCAAACAGGCAA TGGAAAGACTTATACCATGCAACCGCTGCCCATTAAAGCAGCCCAAGATATCTTAAGACTAATGCTGAATTCCTATCGAAACCAAGGCTTTCAGTTATTCGTGAGTTTCTTCGAGATATATGGAGGAAAACTTTTTGATCTCCTAAATGATCGGAA GAAACTTTTCATGAGGGAGGATGGTAAACAGCAAGTGTGTATCGTTGGGTTGCAAGAGTACAGGGTGTCAAATGTTGAGACAGTCAAGGAGTTGATTGAGAAAGGAAATTCCACAAGAAGTACTGGTACAACTGGTGCAAATGAAGAATCTTCCCGATCACATGCGATACTTCAGCTTTGTATCAAGAGATCAGCGGATGGAAATGAATCAAAGCCTGCCAGACTTGTAGGAAAGCTGTCTTTCATAGACCTTGCTGGAAGTGAACGCGGTGCAGATACTACAGATAATGATAAACAAACAAG AATGGAAGGTGCTGAAATTAATAAAAGCTTACTTGCTCTAAAAGAATGCATTAGAGCTCTGGACAACGACCAAGGTCACATTCCTTTCAGAGGGAGTAAACTCACCGAAGTTCTTAGAGATTCATTTGTAGGCGACTCACGCACAGTTATGATATCATGCATTTCACCAAGCACAGGATCATGTGAACACACTCTTAACACACTAAGATATGCTGACAG GGTGAAGAGTCTGTCGAAAGGGAGCAGCTCCAGAAAGCAACAACTATCTTCATCTTCAAACCTTAGAGAGTCAACAACATTGCCCTTGTCTTCATCTTTATCAACTGACACAACCTCTGAGGATAACACGCTATCTGTTCCTCAAGAAAAGAGCAGCTTTGGTTGGTCCAAACAGATTGACCGAGAACCCTCCCCCCAGTACGTTGTGAATCGCGTACCCAGTGGGAGGGCAGAAGGACGTTTGCCTGCATCTGTATATTCAGATTCTTACAGGGATCAGATAGGTGGTCAAAGTACCATAGGCGAAGATGATTTTGACTACTCTGATCAGACTTATGAGAAAGAGAGACCATCGCGGCCAAATAGTAAGAAGGTACAAAGCTACCAGACATCAGCTGTGGAGGAAAAGAGAAAGACTGGCAGTCAGGTGAAATGGAGGGATCAGCCTGATTCTGAGGCTATCAACTCTAATTCCGATGATGATCTAATTGCTGTATTGCAG GAAGAGGATGACCTTGTGACCGCTCACCGAAGACAAGTAGAGCAGACAATAGATATCGTTAGGGAG GAGATGAATTTGCTGGTTGAAGCAGATCAACCAGGCAATCGACTCGATGATTATATCTTCAAATTGGATGCAATACTCTCTCAGAAGGCCGAAGGAATTCAACAACTGCAGACTCAGCTGGCTCAATTCCAGAAGCATCTAAATGAGCACAATGTCTTGGTATCATCTTCAAGTAATTGA
- the LOC133711350 gene encoding uncharacterized protein LOC133711350 isoform X1, with the protein MAQAARLNLRLQKELKLLLTDPPPGASFPLLSSSSSLSTIDAQIQGPEGTVYADGLFNIKIQIPERYPFQPPSVTFATPIYHPNIDTGGRICLDILNLPPKGAWQPSLNISTVLTSIGLLLSEPNPDDGLMCEASREFKYNRQAFDQKARSMTEKYAQAAASGSSVCDSQFQSLANPSALEVETTSHESKHQANESVVQLEVKTTSHGLNHDANQSVASHKKLIGISRKLSLEFSVPACERDACKEGREVPKDQMEVEGAEKLLKDNPDKFNMNQEKLCGSRWKLSLGALSQSQEKSDNDIQKLDHCPSVELQNLPVPSSGSLLPLSRNSYKQGPHPSQDSKLVDDNINMGSKSLRQFGNKQSLGSLSTSQVISETKDEMIVTPQILPSYSHTNVLSEPLPAAPVVDSVKRQPNKDMMDGMGNGSIDTSRKRLCLAGKKLSLGFRGSSQTQGKDNKETVVPQMSEYNGSVSKNCGENGSHKKFGIAQLEENNSNIHPHPHSVSSYPSKSLPKQHQDFRAAEKQHQDYTDITGATKQKKGKETARPECEAVIVLDSEDSEEEKTIPAKSKSVLARKRLGKWRVRT; encoded by the exons ATGGCTCAAGCGGCGAGGCTCAACCTCCGATTGCAGAAAGAGCTCAAGCTCCTCCTCACCGACCCTCCTCCCGGCGCCTCCTTCCCTCTCCtctcctcatcctcctccttATCCACCATCGACGCCC AGATCCAAGGCCCCGAAGGAACCGTTTACGCCGATGGGCTATTCAACATTAAGATTCAGATACCAGAGAG gtaCCCGTTTCAGCCTCCAAGTGTGACATTTGCGACGCCGATTTATCACCCGAATATCGACACCGGTGGCCGGATTTGCCTTGACATTCTCAATCTTCCTCCAAAG GGAGCATGGCAACCATCGTTGAACATTTCAACTGTGCTTACGAGCATTGGCTTGTTATTGAGTGAACCGAATCCTGATGATGGCCTTATGTGTGAGGCG AGTAGGGAGTTCAAATACAATAGACAAGCTTTTGACCAGAAAGCTCGGTCTATGACTGAGAAGTATGCCCAGGCTGCAGCTAGTGGGAGTAGTGTTTGTGACAGTCAATTTCAAAGCCTTGCAAATCCAAGCGCA CTGGAGGTGGAAACAACAAGCCATGAGTCGAAACACCAAGCTAATGAGTCTGTT GTGCAGCTGGAGGTTAAAACAACTAGCCATGGTTTAAATCATGATGCGAATCAGTCTGTTGCAAGTCACAAGAAGTTAATTGGGATTAGTAGGAAGCTGTCACTGGAGTTTTCAGTCCCAGCCTGCGAAAGAGATGCTTGTAAGGAAGGGAGGGAAGTGCCTAAAGACCAGATGGAAGTTGAAGGAGCAGAAAAGTTGCTGAAAGATAATCCTGATAAGTTCAATATGAATCAGGAGAAGCTATGTGGGAGCAGATGGAAGTTATCGCTAGGAGCCCTCAGCCAATCCCAGGAGAAAAGTGACAATGACATACAGAAGTTGGATCACTGTCCATCAGTTGAACTGCAAAACCTTCCTGTGCCATCTTCAGGATCACTGCTGCCGCTATCCAGAAACTCTTACAAGCAAGGACCTCATCCGAGTCAAGATAGTAAATTGGTAGATGACAACATCAACATGGGATCAAAGAGTCTGAGGCAGTTTGGGAACAAGCAGTCATTGGGTTCATTGAGCACATCCCAAGTGATTAGTGAAACTAAAGATGAAATGATTGTAACCCCTCAAATTCTGCCTTCTTATTCCCATACCAATGTGTTATCTGAGCCTTTGCCAGCAGCCCCAGTTGTTGACAGTGTCAAACGGCAACCAAATAAAGATATGATGGATGGAATGGGAAATGGCTCTATTGATACAAGTCGCAAGAGGCTTTGTTTAGCTGGCAAGAAGCTTTCACTTGGATTTAGAGGCTCATCGCAGACGCAGGGAAAGGATAACAAGGAGACTGTGGTGCCACAGATGAGTGAGTATAATGGCAGTGTATCAAAGAATTGTGGTGAAAATGGAAGCCATAAGAAATTTGGGATTGCTCAGTTGGAAGAGAACAACAGCAATATACATCCACACCCCCATAGTGTCTCGTCATATCCATCCAAGTCCCTTCCTAAGCAACATCAGGACTTCAGGGCGGCTGAGAAGCAGCATCAAGATTACACTGACATTACTGGAGCAACTAAGCAAAAGAAAGGCAAAGAAACAGCAAGACCCGAGTGTGAGGCAGTAATTGTGTTGGACAGTGAAGACAGCGAGGAAGAAAAGACCATCCCTGCGAAATCTAAATCAGTACTAGCACGAAAGCGCCTGGGAAAGTGGAGAGTAAGAACGTGA
- the LOC133711350 gene encoding probable ubiquitin-conjugating enzyme E2 37 isoform X2: MAQAARLNLRLQKELKLLLTDPPPGASFPLLSSSSSLSTIDAQIQGPEGTVYADGLFNIKIQIPERYPFQPPSVTFATPIYHPNIDTGGRICLDILNLPPKVQLEVKTTSHGLNHDANQSVASHKKLIGISRKLSLEFSVPACERDACKEGREVPKDQMEVEGAEKLLKDNPDKFNMNQEKLCGSRWKLSLGALSQSQEKSDNDIQKLDHCPSVELQNLPVPSSGSLLPLSRNSYKQGPHPSQDSKLVDDNINMGSKSLRQFGNKQSLGSLSTSQVISETKDEMIVTPQILPSYSHTNVLSEPLPAAPVVDSVKRQPNKDMMDGMGNGSIDTSRKRLCLAGKKLSLGFRGSSQTQGKDNKETVVPQMSEYNGSVSKNCGENGSHKKFGIAQLEENNSNIHPHPHSVSSYPSKSLPKQHQDFRAAEKQHQDYTDITGATKQKKGKETARPECEAVIVLDSEDSEEEKTIPAKSKSVLARKRLGKWRVRT, encoded by the exons ATGGCTCAAGCGGCGAGGCTCAACCTCCGATTGCAGAAAGAGCTCAAGCTCCTCCTCACCGACCCTCCTCCCGGCGCCTCCTTCCCTCTCCtctcctcatcctcctccttATCCACCATCGACGCCC AGATCCAAGGCCCCGAAGGAACCGTTTACGCCGATGGGCTATTCAACATTAAGATTCAGATACCAGAGAG gtaCCCGTTTCAGCCTCCAAGTGTGACATTTGCGACGCCGATTTATCACCCGAATATCGACACCGGTGGCCGGATTTGCCTTGACATTCTCAATCTTCCTCCAAAG GTGCAGCTGGAGGTTAAAACAACTAGCCATGGTTTAAATCATGATGCGAATCAGTCTGTTGCAAGTCACAAGAAGTTAATTGGGATTAGTAGGAAGCTGTCACTGGAGTTTTCAGTCCCAGCCTGCGAAAGAGATGCTTGTAAGGAAGGGAGGGAAGTGCCTAAAGACCAGATGGAAGTTGAAGGAGCAGAAAAGTTGCTGAAAGATAATCCTGATAAGTTCAATATGAATCAGGAGAAGCTATGTGGGAGCAGATGGAAGTTATCGCTAGGAGCCCTCAGCCAATCCCAGGAGAAAAGTGACAATGACATACAGAAGTTGGATCACTGTCCATCAGTTGAACTGCAAAACCTTCCTGTGCCATCTTCAGGATCACTGCTGCCGCTATCCAGAAACTCTTACAAGCAAGGACCTCATCCGAGTCAAGATAGTAAATTGGTAGATGACAACATCAACATGGGATCAAAGAGTCTGAGGCAGTTTGGGAACAAGCAGTCATTGGGTTCATTGAGCACATCCCAAGTGATTAGTGAAACTAAAGATGAAATGATTGTAACCCCTCAAATTCTGCCTTCTTATTCCCATACCAATGTGTTATCTGAGCCTTTGCCAGCAGCCCCAGTTGTTGACAGTGTCAAACGGCAACCAAATAAAGATATGATGGATGGAATGGGAAATGGCTCTATTGATACAAGTCGCAAGAGGCTTTGTTTAGCTGGCAAGAAGCTTTCACTTGGATTTAGAGGCTCATCGCAGACGCAGGGAAAGGATAACAAGGAGACTGTGGTGCCACAGATGAGTGAGTATAATGGCAGTGTATCAAAGAATTGTGGTGAAAATGGAAGCCATAAGAAATTTGGGATTGCTCAGTTGGAAGAGAACAACAGCAATATACATCCACACCCCCATAGTGTCTCGTCATATCCATCCAAGTCCCTTCCTAAGCAACATCAGGACTTCAGGGCGGCTGAGAAGCAGCATCAAGATTACACTGACATTACTGGAGCAACTAAGCAAAAGAAAGGCAAAGAAACAGCAAGACCCGAGTGTGAGGCAGTAATTGTGTTGGACAGTGAAGACAGCGAGGAAGAAAAGACCATCCCTGCGAAATCTAAATCAGTACTAGCACGAAAGCGCCTGGGAAAGTGGAGAGTAAGAACGTGA
- the LOC133711364 gene encoding histone chaperone ASF1, with protein sequence MMASHTLSSLSVSPTWSWGRQSPLASPTTSVSSSASFASRRRRSHVVCMAPDEEKLTRRNPLDFPIEWERPKPGRRPDIFPQFSPMKTPLPPPMPYDPPEEDEEEEEKKEEEEEQEQEEDSPEKIDPDKNNSVFGFW encoded by the exons ATGATGGCGTCTCATACCCTCTCATCGCTGAGTGTATCGCCCACTTGGAGTTGGGGAAGGCAATCTCCTTTAGCTTCTCCTACTACTTCTGTATCTTCATCCGCATCTTTCGCTTCTCGCCGGCGCCGGAGCCACGTGGTTTGTATGGCCCCAGATGAAGAGAAGCTGACTCGCCGCAACCCTCTCGATTTCCCAATT GAGTGGGAGAGGCCTAAGCCGGGGCGGAGACCTGACATATTCCCACAGTTTAGTCCTATGAAGACACCATTACCGCCTCCGATGCCGTATGACCCGCCGGAGgaagatgaggaggaggaggagaagaaagaggaggaagaagagcaagAGCAAGAAGAGGACTCTCCGGAAAAGATTGACCCAGATAAGAATAATTCTGTCTTTGGATTCTGGTAG